The nucleotide sequence AAAAAACACCGCGCTAAAAAGCCTCGACGCCGTAACCGATAAAATCATCGCCGACAATTTGGAGGCCTATGGTTTCGGCTTTTTGGCGGCGCGGGTATTGCGCGGCCTGCCCCTGACCCTGCGGACCACCACCGGCGTCATCGCCCCGACACCCGGCGGCGTAGTAAGCCGGCCAAAATAATTTGATTGCAGGCAAGATAATAATTCTGTAGAATTCAAATAATGATTGCAAACCTTAAAAACAACCAGCTGGCAATATCTACAGAAACAGATGGGGGAATCACAAAAAAAACATCTCGCGCGATAGATACAACAGCCATCGCGCCCATAGCATTATTATTGGCGATGCTCGCCATAACGCACCAGGCACAGGCTAACCAATTTGACATCACGGCCAACAGCAACCAACCCACCAAGCGCGTGGCGCAACTTGGCACACCCCTGTTGCCCGCCGATTCCACCACAACGCCACCCGTTATCAATAATGGAAATAACGTTAATGCGGCGCAGGTCAAACCGACTTGTGTTGACCTTATAAAAAAATATAACGACATCATTCAATCAAGCGCGAAGGCTAGCGACCTGCGCCTTGCCTATTGGGGACGCGCCGGTTGTAATTATCGTTTGGGGCGTTTTCAATTCACGTTGGACGATTACAATTTTATGCTCCAAAAAAATTGGATAGGTAAAAAAGACATGGCGATGTTTTATAACAATCGCGGCAATGCCTATTTCAATCTAAAAAGTTACGGCCCAGCAATTAGCAATTACACCCAGGCGATTGGTGAAAAACCGAATGCGGTTTATTACCTGAATCGCGGCAACGCCCACCAGGCCTCGGGCGATTATGAAAATGCGATGCAAGATTATAACAAGGCCATCAGCATCGACCCGAACCAAGCCGACTCCTACGCCAACCGTGGCAACCTTTACCTCAACAGCGACAAAAATGACTTGGCCATGGCCGATTACAACCGCGCCCTGAACCTTGGTAATTTGCAGGGCCTGCGTCCCGCCACGGTGTATTTTTATCGCGGCCTGAGCAATGTCGCGCTCAACAAAAATGACGATGCGATGAATGATTTCAATCGTGCCATTTCGCTCGACCAAAAAAATGCTGACAGCTATATTGAGCGCGGCAAGTTGCTTATCAAAAACAATCAAGCCCTGTTGGCGATTGATGATTTTAACAAGGCCATCAACCTTAATAAAAATTTTGCCCTGGCCTATCAATTGCGTGGCTTGGCAAAAAAATCGGTCGGGCAAAACGGCGACAATGATTTGCAAACCGCCGAGCAATTAAAAAAGCAATAGAGATTCTCTCATAAAATAATGGTGGGCTTCAGGGGTCTACCCCACTGGCCTAAAATGGCATTGTCATGATGATGGCATGGTGATGGCGGCGCGCCAATATGCCACCCCCGCGCCAAAATGGCGTAAAAATTGCATTAAATTGGCAATCGAAGCCACTATTATTTACCTTGGTTGTTATTTTTTATAAAAAAATTACCGGTAGAAATGGCGGCGCAATAATGAGAGAAGATGGAGGAATGTCCCCCGTGCAAGCACCAATGTTTGACCCCAATATGGTTCGCCCCAAGCCGGCGGGGCGCGACCGCGATATTGTTTTGGGTTCGGTTACCATTGTCGTTGGCCTGTTGATATTTTTTATTTGGGCGTTTTTTTCACCATTGCACGAGGGCGTGATGGCGCAGGGCACTATCGTGGTTGAGGGGCAACGAAAAGTTATCCAACATTTGGAGGGCGGCATCGTTAAAAATATATTGGTCAAGGAAGGCGACACGGTAAAAACCAACGATGTGTTGGTGGAGATGGAAGGCACGCAAAGCCGCGCCAATTTTGATATTGTAACCGGCCGTTATGAATCTGCCCTGGCGCAGGTCACGCGCTTGACCGCAACCTACAGCAATCAACCGACATTGGTTTTCCCCAATGAATTGTTGCAGTCCGCCAAAACCAACAAGCAATTACAAAGCACCTTGACCGCGCAACAGGAAATTTTTAAGGCCTATCGCGAACAATATGCTAACCAAGTAAAAATTTACCAAGAACGATTAGCCGGCTTAATCAGCCAACAACGCGCCAAGCAATCTTATTTGGGCGGCATCAAAAAAGAACTCATCAATTTACAATCGCTGGAGCGGGATCGCTTGGTCGACCATGCCACGGTGATTGCACGGCAACGCGATTACGAAGAAACCAACAGCGACATCAATCGCTTGGGGTCAGACATAGCCTCTACCCAATTGTCCTTGTCGCAAATCAAAATTGATTCGTTGGAGAAAATCTCTCGCGAATTGGCCGAGGCACAAAAAGAAATGAACGACCTAAAAGCGCAAAGGGATAATTTGGCGGATGTTGTTAGCCGAATTGAGATTCGCTCGCCGGTCGACGGAAAAATTCTTCGCCTCGCCATCACTGGTGCTGGCCAGGTTGTCCCCCCGGGTGGCGCGCTGATGGAAATTGTGCCGATTGATGACAAATTGGTTATCCACGCCATGGTGAATGCGACCGACCGACCCGGGTTGGTCGAAGGGCAAAAGGTGCGGGTTAGTTTTCCATCGTTAAAATCGCGCGTCTTGCCAACAATTTATGGCACGCTCAATCTGATTTCGGCCGACGTAATTCAAAACCCCAACGCCGCCCCAACCACCAGCATCCAAGCCAACAAGGTCAACCCCAGTAGTTTTTACAGCGCGACCATCAGCGTCACCCCCGAGGAATTAAAAAAATTGGACGATAACAAACTTGACCCAGGCATGCCGGTCACCGTGATGATTGAGGGTAAAAAAAGAACACCGATGGCCTATTTTCTGAAGCCATTTAGCGGCCTGTGGGATGAAGCATTCATCGAAAAATAAAATCAAAAATAAAATCATGAGACAACCTTCACACCGCCCATTCGGCTATTCGCAAAAAGCCATCTGGCATTTTTTTATCTTAACGGCGATTGCCCTGGCACCGCAGGATTTGCGGGCGCAGGATTCATCGGGCCAAGCCCAGACAGCCACTCCAGCCACAACGGCAACCTATGATTTTGTCACGGCCTTGAGGGATGCCCTGGCCAACGACCCACGGCTGGCTGCCGCCAACGAAGCATTAACCGCGCAAGCCGCCAGCGCGCAGATAACAAAAATGTCGGCCCTGCCGCAACTTACCACCAGCGGTTATATCGGCAACTATACCCAAAAAAAATTCCAACAGATTCCGAATTATTATACTCTGAGTGGCCCATTTGGCAACCAACGGATTCAAGTTGGCTCGACCGCCGGCACGGTAACCATTAGCGGCACCCTGAGCGAGGCCAACCTGACCGCCAGTCAAAATTTATTAACCTTTGGCCGGCAACAGGCCAACGAAGGAATCAGCGACAGCCAATATCGCCTGGCGCAATGGCAACAGAAAAAAATCGCCTATCAAATCACCACCGACGTCGCCAACAATTATATTGGTTGCGCCACCGCCGGGGAAATCGCCAAAACCAAACAATTTTACCGCTCCAGTTTGCAATCGATATACAACAATGTGAAAAGAAAATATGACGTCAATGCCGCAACCAACACCGACCTTAACCTGGCGGCCATCAATTACCGCAACGCCGCAAATGATTTGTTATTGCAACAGCAACAGGTTGCAACATCCTGCCAAAAATTATTACGCCTCACGGCGCAGGACATGGATTACAAGCAATTGTTACCCCGCCTGTCGCTGGCCGACCTTGACCAATATGATAAATTAATTCCAAATAATTTTGACGATATCAAAAATACCACCCTGGCCAATAACCCCGACCTGGGGACGGCGGTTGAAAGCCTGACCCTGCGGCAAAAGCAAAAGGAGCAGGCGGTCGCCAATTTAATGCCGATAGCCAGTTGGAGTGCCAAGGTCGAACAGCTGACCGTGCCCGGCTCGGTCAGCCGCAACGGCGTCACCCCCAGCGCGACCATCAACAACCAATCGGCGACCATCACCCTCAATTACCAACAAAACATCATGCAAAGTATTTTTCAATTGTCGGCCAGCAATCATAAGGCCACGGCGCAATCTTACCTCGCCGCCGAACAATTACAAACCACGGTCAATCAATTGCTCAACCTGTGGCAAAATTACCAAGCCAACAAAAAATCCCTACCCTTCATGGTGCGCTCTTTACATGAATTGGAACTGTCGGTCGCCGGTATCGATAAATTATACAACCGCGGTATCGCGCCGCTTTCTGCCTTGTTACAAAAACGCCAAGAATTTTTTGCCAACTTAATTCAATATCATCAATTGCATGAAAACCAATTGATTGGCAGTCTAACCCTTCTAGCCTTATTGGGACATTGGTCATGATGAAAAAAATCCCCCTCGCCCATCGC is from Hydrotalea sp. and encodes:
- a CDS encoding tetratricopeptide repeat protein; this encodes MLAITHQAQANQFDITANSNQPTKRVAQLGTPLLPADSTTTPPVINNGNNVNAAQVKPTCVDLIKKYNDIIQSSAKASDLRLAYWGRAGCNYRLGRFQFTLDDYNFMLQKNWIGKKDMAMFYNNRGNAYFNLKSYGPAISNYTQAIGEKPNAVYYLNRGNAHQASGDYENAMQDYNKAISIDPNQADSYANRGNLYLNSDKNDLAMADYNRALNLGNLQGLRPATVYFYRGLSNVALNKNDDAMNDFNRAISLDQKNADSYIERGKLLIKNNQALLAIDDFNKAINLNKNFALAYQLRGLAKKSVGQNGDNDLQTAEQLKKQ
- a CDS encoding TolC family protein codes for the protein MRQPSHRPFGYSQKAIWHFFILTAIALAPQDLRAQDSSGQAQTATPATTATYDFVTALRDALANDPRLAAANEALTAQAASAQITKMSALPQLTTSGYIGNYTQKKFQQIPNYYTLSGPFGNQRIQVGSTAGTVTISGTLSEANLTASQNLLTFGRQQANEGISDSQYRLAQWQQKKIAYQITTDVANNYIGCATAGEIAKTKQFYRSSLQSIYNNVKRKYDVNAATNTDLNLAAINYRNAANDLLLQQQQVATSCQKLLRLTAQDMDYKQLLPRLSLADLDQYDKLIPNNFDDIKNTTLANNPDLGTAVESLTLRQKQKEQAVANLMPIASWSAKVEQLTVPGSVSRNGVTPSATINNQSATITLNYQQNIMQSIFQLSASNHKATAQSYLAAEQLQTTVNQLLNLWQNYQANKKSLPFMVRSLHELELSVAGIDKLYNRGIAPLSALLQKRQEFFANLIQYHQLHENQLIGSLTLLALLGHWS
- a CDS encoding HlyD family type I secretion periplasmic adaptor subunit, producing the protein MFDPNMVRPKPAGRDRDIVLGSVTIVVGLLIFFIWAFFSPLHEGVMAQGTIVVEGQRKVIQHLEGGIVKNILVKEGDTVKTNDVLVEMEGTQSRANFDIVTGRYESALAQVTRLTATYSNQPTLVFPNELLQSAKTNKQLQSTLTAQQEIFKAYREQYANQVKIYQERLAGLISQQRAKQSYLGGIKKELINLQSLERDRLVDHATVIARQRDYEETNSDINRLGSDIASTQLSLSQIKIDSLEKISRELAEAQKEMNDLKAQRDNLADVVSRIEIRSPVDGKILRLAITGAGQVVPPGGALMEIVPIDDKLVIHAMVNATDRPGLVEGQKVRVSFPSLKSRVLPTIYGTLNLISADVIQNPNAAPTTSIQANKVNPSSFYSATISVTPEELKKLDDNKLDPGMPVTVMIEGKKRTPMAYFLKPFSGLWDEAFIEK